One genomic window of Carassius gibelio isolate Cgi1373 ecotype wild population from Czech Republic chromosome A10, carGib1.2-hapl.c, whole genome shotgun sequence includes the following:
- the LOC128021260 gene encoding uncharacterized protein LOC128021260, translating to MEQRSKARVVVIGGGPAGLCAARHILSRPEAFDPPVVYEMTDHLGGTWLYEERMGTYDNGYPIHSSMYRDLRTNLPKEIMMFPDFPFDDHLPSFLHHTSVQQYLEKYCERHDIAHHIKFNTVVEKVKPISMETETGGAVTWEVISRSTCGDQNKQTFDSVFVCNGHYSDPHLPYIPGIEHFKGKVLHSHWYHYPEPFANKSVVVLGARASGVDISIEIAQVNAQVILSHCTPPMSLPPHLGIQQASAVIGVSEDGSLQFQDGSVTQADILLFCTGYKLNFHFLCPSDLGLDVQDFFVTPLYKYLLPPGFPSIFFIGICKLICPFIHFDCQVKFALAVLEGSVELPTQEEKEKEVQREMQRKQDTGVQVKHLLNLDKDQWDYYKDLAKVGRFTPPQPVFHSLYEEVCRQRQKDPQKYRQINYKLIDATQWEILEAPPEQTGVTVQNRV from the exons ATGGAGCAGAGGAGTAAAGCTCGTGTAGTGGTGATAGGAGGCGGGCCAGCGGGCCTTTGTGCTGCTCGACATATCCTGTCTAGGCCCGAGGCCTTTGATCCACCCGTGGTGTATGAAATGACCGATCATTTGGGTGGGACGTGGTTATATGAGGAACGAATGGGTACATATGACAATGGATATCCCATCCACAGCAGTATGTATAGAGATCTCAG AACCAATTTGCCTAAGGAGATTATGATGTTCCCTGATTTTCCCTTTGATGACCACCTTCCTTCTTTTTTGCACCATACGTCAGTTCAGCAGTATTTGGAAAAATACTGTGAGAGACATGACATTGCTCATCATATCAAG TTCAACACCGTGGTGGAAAAGGTGAAGCCCATCTCCATGGAGACGGAGACGGGGGGAGCTGTGACGTGGGAGGTAATTTCACGCAGCACATGTGGAGACCAGAACAAGCAGACATTCGACTCGGTGTTTGTCTGTAACGG GCATTACTCCGACCCCCACCTGCCCTACATTCCTGGAATAGAGCATTTTAAAG GGAAAGTCTTACACAGCCACTGGTACCACTATCCAGAGCCCTTCGCCAACAAGTCCGTTGTGGTGTTGGGGGCCAGAGCATCCGGTGTGGATATTTCCATTGAGATAGCCCAAGTTAATGCTCAG GTGATTCTAAGTCATTGCACACCACCCATGTCTTTACCTCCACATCTGGGTATCCAGCAGGCTAGTGCTGTCATTGGGGTTTCAGAGGATGGATCTTTACAGTTCCAGGACGGATCAGTGACCCAGGCTGATATTCTTCTGTTCTGTACAGGATACAAACTTAACTTCCATTTCCTTTGTCCATCAGACCTAGGACTGGATGTACAGGATTTTTTTGTGACTCCACTGTACAAGTACTTGCTGCCCCCTGGTTTCCCTTCAATTTTCTTTATAGGCATTTGCAAACTTATTTGCCCTTTCATACATTTTGACTGTCAG GTTAAGTTCGCTCTTGCTGTCCTGGAGGGCTCAGTCGAGCTGCCCACCCAggaagagaaggagaaggaggtGCAGAGAGAGATGCAACGAAAACAAGACACAGGTGTGCAGGTGAAGCACCTGCTCAATTTGGACAAAGATCAGTGGGATTATTACAAGGATCTGGCCAAGGTGGGCCGATTCACACCTCCTCAGCCAGTATTTCACAGTCTCTATGAAGAGGTGTGCAGACAGAGGCAGAAAGACccacagaaatacagacagatcAACTATAAGCTCATTGATGCCACACAGTGGGAGATTTTGGAAGCTCCACCAGAACAGACTGGTGTTACAGTCCAGAACAGAGTTTAG